One part of the Aedes aegypti strain LVP_AGWG unplaced genomic scaffold, AaegL5.0 Primary Assembly AGWG_AaegL5_hic_scaff_2337_PBJ_arrow, whole genome shotgun sequence genome encodes these proteins:
- the LOC110681008 gene encoding tubulin beta-2 chain-like: MREIVTLHLGQCGNKIAQTFWETICEEHCLNERGQFIGKHFLPLQRINVYFEEAPCCNLVPRAIFADLEPGAMVGLKCSRFGQLFSPESMVNGMLGAGNNWARSYHTEGAEMLDRIMNVARKMVEGCDCSQGFQMVHSIGGGTGSGLGTLMMENLKDEYG; this comes from the coding sequence ATGCGTGAAATCGTTACTCTTCATCTTGGACAATGTGGCAACAAAATCGCCCAGACATTCTGGGAAACTATCTGCGAGGAGCACTGCCTAAACGAGCGCGGCCAGTTTATAGGGAAACACTTTCTGCCACTTCAACGGATCAACGTGTACTTTGAGGAAGCTCCCTGCTGCAATTTAGTACCAAGGGCAATCTTCGCCGATCTGGAGCCGGGTGCGATGGTCGGTTTGAAATGCAGCCGCTTCGGGCAGCTCTTTTCCCCGGAAAGTATGGTCAACGGGATGCTAGGAGCTGGGAACAATTGGGCCCGAAGCTACCACACGGAAGGCGCCGAAATGTTGGACAGGATCATGAATGTGGCCCGAAAAATGGTGGAAGGTTGTGATTGTTCCCAGGGGTTCCAAATGGTGCATTCGATTGGCGGTGGAACCGGATCCGGATTGGGAACATTGATGATGGAGAATCTGAAGGATGAATATGGATga